One genomic segment of Occultella kanbiaonis includes these proteins:
- a CDS encoding serine hydrolase domain-containing protein — translation MSNRTMADRAAEALTTTLTPIVEGGSPPGLTWGIDVDGERQVGALGHLDAGHTRSTAADTVYRISSVTKPVTAVAALALVEDGTLALDAPVDDLLPELADRRVLVRPDGPLEETEPARRPITVEDVLSFRLGHGMDFTTMGTPTPLDEAMTEAGLSAGPPAPQQHLPADEWLALLGTFPLRHQPGERWLYNTGAEVLGVLISRATGTSLGSVLADRVLGPLGMRDTGFSVPAEQSERFGACFWPPDPETGFAGVYDPPDGQWASPPAFEGGDAGLVSTVEDLLAFGAMLRDGGACGGTRVLLPGSVAAMTTNRLTKAQLAANSPSPDGSTGWGLGVGVALTPTPSVVGSYGWDGGLGSAWRNDTARGLSAVLLTNEAWAAPVPTAVIDAFWTVLAESVPMT, via the coding sequence ATGAGCAATCGCACCATGGCAGACCGCGCCGCCGAGGCACTGACCACCACGCTCACCCCGATCGTCGAGGGCGGCAGCCCACCCGGGCTCACCTGGGGCATCGACGTCGACGGCGAGCGCCAGGTCGGCGCACTCGGTCACCTTGACGCCGGGCACACCCGGTCGACGGCGGCCGACACCGTCTACCGGATCAGTTCCGTGACCAAGCCGGTCACCGCCGTCGCCGCGCTCGCCCTGGTGGAGGACGGCACCCTTGCGCTCGACGCACCGGTCGACGACCTCCTTCCCGAGCTCGCGGACCGCCGCGTGCTGGTCCGACCCGACGGCCCGCTCGAGGAGACCGAGCCCGCGAGGCGCCCGATCACGGTCGAGGACGTGCTCTCGTTCCGGCTCGGGCACGGGATGGACTTCACCACGATGGGCACACCGACACCGTTGGACGAGGCGATGACCGAGGCCGGGTTGTCCGCCGGCCCACCGGCGCCGCAGCAACACCTGCCGGCCGACGAGTGGCTTGCGCTGCTCGGTACGTTCCCGCTGCGGCACCAACCGGGGGAGCGGTGGCTGTACAACACCGGCGCGGAGGTGCTCGGGGTCCTGATCAGCCGGGCCACCGGGACCTCCCTGGGCAGCGTGCTGGCCGACCGGGTGCTCGGGCCGCTCGGCATGCGGGACACCGGCTTCAGCGTTCCGGCGGAGCAGTCCGAGCGGTTCGGTGCCTGCTTCTGGCCGCCCGATCCCGAGACCGGGTTCGCCGGCGTCTACGACCCCCCGGACGGGCAGTGGGCCTCGCCGCCGGCCTTCGAGGGCGGCGACGCCGGGCTCGTCTCGACGGTCGAGGACCTGCTGGCGTTCGGCGCGATGCTCCGCGACGGCGGCGCCTGCGGCGGGACCCGGGTGCTCCTGCCGGGCAGCGTCGCCGCGATGACGACGAACCGGCTCACGAAGGCCCAGCTCGCCGCCAACAGCCCGAGCCCGGACGGGAGCACGGGGTGGGGCCTGGGCGTCGGCGTCGCGCTGACGCCGACGCCGTCGGTCGTGGGCAGTTACGGCTGGGACGGTGGCCTCGGGTCCGCCTGGCGCAACGACACCGCGCGCGGGCTGAGCGCGGTCCTGCTCACGAACGAGGCGTGGGCGGCCCCGGTCCCGACGGCGGTCATCGACGCATTCTGGACGGTGCTCGCCGAGTCGGTGCCGATGACCTGA
- a CDS encoding AroM family protein, translating to MTTLALITIGQAPRTDVTPEILPVLPADDIREYGALDGLDAEQIAALAPRPGESALTSRLRDGGSAVFGHDRAVPLLQEAVTRAEQDGADLSLLMCGGLFPALVHERPLFGVERLAHDGVRGLLGGFGPGARLGVVRPLPEQTAEAYEHWAASIGVRPSAATAASPYTETVETIAAAAATLATEADLIVLDCMGFDETMRAAATAAVGPDVTVVTIRSVAARLLGAVL from the coding sequence ATGACCACGCTCGCCCTGATCACCATCGGCCAGGCACCTCGCACCGATGTCACCCCCGAGATCCTCCCGGTGCTGCCCGCGGACGACATCCGCGAGTACGGCGCCCTGGACGGCCTCGACGCCGAACAGATCGCCGCCCTCGCACCGCGCCCCGGCGAGTCCGCGCTCACCTCACGCCTGCGCGACGGTGGTTCGGCGGTCTTCGGTCACGACCGCGCGGTGCCCCTGCTGCAGGAGGCCGTCACTCGGGCCGAGCAGGACGGCGCCGACCTGAGCCTGCTGATGTGCGGCGGTCTGTTCCCGGCACTGGTGCATGAGCGCCCGCTGTTCGGGGTGGAACGCCTGGCGCACGACGGCGTCCGGGGCCTGCTCGGCGGGTTCGGGCCCGGCGCGCGGCTGGGTGTGGTGCGGCCGCTGCCCGAGCAGACCGCCGAGGCATACGAGCACTGGGCAGCCAGCATCGGGGTGCGCCCGAGCGCGGCCACCGCGGCGAGCCCGTACACAGAAACGGTCGAGACGATCGCCGCGGCCGCGGCGACGCTCGCTACGGAGGCGGACCTGATCGTGCTCGACTGCATGGGCTTCGACGAGACCATGCGCGCGGCGGCGACCGCCGCCGTCGGGCCGGACGTCACCGTGGTGACCATCCGCTCCGTCGCCGCCAGACTGCTCGGCGCCGTGCTGTGA
- a CDS encoding FAD-binding oxidoreductase translates to MTADAAVRTVDADRHPELFWALRGGGGNFGVVTSFEFQARPGAGLRFGRIAFPADEVGAVLPGWADVMRAAPHELTSIVNLANPFGGGREAPVEVVVAVHGEDASAADRVLEPIRRLGTIVADDVNQHRYSDILVDGAMLPPGLRISASNAFVARGGARAAMEILAGRARDEAPPAIAVRSLGGAMSQVPPDATAFGHRSAEFLVVIAAAGPEAVVGAAIGRIRDIWRELGPHVDGAYANFLDTATAADVEAVYPPQTLRRLRGIKRTYDPGNVFAGNHNVTPALANTAEPALR, encoded by the coding sequence GTGACCGCGGACGCGGCGGTCCGCACCGTGGACGCCGACCGGCATCCCGAACTGTTCTGGGCACTGCGGGGCGGTGGCGGGAACTTCGGGGTCGTGACGTCCTTCGAGTTCCAGGCACGGCCAGGGGCTGGTCTCCGGTTCGGGCGGATCGCGTTCCCGGCCGACGAGGTGGGCGCCGTGCTGCCCGGCTGGGCGGACGTCATGCGGGCGGCGCCGCACGAGCTGACCTCGATCGTGAACCTCGCCAACCCGTTCGGGGGAGGCCGTGAGGCGCCGGTGGAGGTGGTGGTCGCGGTCCACGGTGAGGACGCGAGCGCGGCCGACCGGGTCCTCGAGCCCATCCGCCGGCTCGGCACGATCGTCGCCGACGACGTCAACCAGCACCGGTACTCGGACATCCTCGTCGACGGCGCGATGCTCCCGCCGGGCCTGCGCATCTCGGCGAGCAACGCCTTCGTCGCCCGGGGCGGGGCGAGGGCGGCGATGGAGATCCTCGCTGGCCGGGCGCGGGACGAGGCACCGCCCGCGATCGCTGTGCGCAGTCTCGGCGGTGCGATGTCGCAGGTTCCGCCGGACGCCACGGCGTTCGGCCACCGGTCGGCGGAGTTCCTGGTCGTCATCGCGGCCGCCGGCCCGGAGGCGGTCGTCGGCGCGGCCATCGGCCGCATCCGGGACATCTGGCGGGAGCTCGGTCCGCACGTCGACGGGGCCTACGCGAACTTCCTCGACACGGCGACCGCCGCCGACGTCGAGGCGGTGTACCCGCCGCAGACGCTCCGCCGACTGCGCGGGATCAAGCGGACGTACGACCCGGGGAACGTGTTCGCCGGCAACCACAACGTCACGCCGGCACTGGCGAACACCGCCGAACCGGCACTGCGGTAG
- a CDS encoding aspartate/glutamate racemase family protein: protein MSAPLTVGVIRVVTSDDWEFLEAHGRVLEQTHGYRTVTACLPDQPHGVHDDRTFAAAAQKMPAAARALVAEGAAAVILSCAADPGLTWARAAVDVPVIGAGSAGAASALAMGGAVGVLGITEEVPESVTSVLGDRLVASRVPAGVTRTTELTTAWGARAAVEAATELRDAGATSILFACTGLTTLNLAEPVRAATGLPVVDAVKAAGLVAADALDVSSR, encoded by the coding sequence GTGAGCGCGCCACTGACCGTCGGGGTGATCCGCGTCGTGACCTCCGACGACTGGGAGTTCCTCGAGGCCCACGGCCGAGTGCTGGAGCAGACCCACGGCTACCGCACCGTGACCGCGTGCTTGCCGGACCAGCCACACGGCGTCCACGACGACCGCACGTTCGCGGCCGCCGCCCAGAAGATGCCCGCAGCGGCCCGAGCCCTGGTGGCCGAGGGGGCCGCCGCGGTGATCCTCTCGTGCGCCGCCGACCCGGGCCTCACCTGGGCCCGGGCGGCCGTGGACGTGCCGGTCATCGGGGCCGGATCGGCGGGCGCGGCGAGCGCGCTGGCGATGGGCGGTGCCGTCGGGGTGCTCGGCATCACCGAGGAGGTGCCCGAGTCCGTCACCTCCGTGCTCGGCGACCGGCTCGTGGCGTCACGGGTGCCCGCCGGGGTGACCCGCACCACCGAACTGACCACGGCGTGGGGCGCACGGGCGGCGGTGGAGGCCGCCACCGAGCTGAGGGACGCCGGCGCCACGTCGATCCTGTTCGCCTGCACCGGGCTGACCACGCTGAACCTGGCGGAGCCGGTCCGGGCCGCCACCGGGCTGCCCGTGGTGGATGCGGTCAAGGCCGCGGGCCTGGTTGCCGCGGACGCCCTCGACGTCAGTTCTCGATAA
- a CDS encoding alpha/beta fold hydrolase encodes MSLTTAGYRIDGHDVREHELKVPLDHTGATPGTIDVFAREIVRDGGSHHPYLVWFQGGPGNRANRPDSIGGWLDRALEDYRVLLLDQRGTGRSTPANRQTLTGDAVAQAQYLSHLRADAIVADAEALRTELIGDAPWTLLGQSFGGFVITAYLSQAPAGIREAMITAGLPGLRTPVEDTYRLTYAATARRNLEYFARHPQDEQTARAVAAHLDGEAEILPTGERLSSRRLRTLGINLGTRTGFDSLHYALESPFTTVNGARRLTDSFLDEVGRALSFAPRPLYAVLHESIYAQGAATGGATQWAAHRVRDEFGEFALDAGPGAPFRFTGEHIYPWQFEEDPALVPLRNTADLLARRADLPALYDPDVLAENTVPVAAAIYHDDMFVPRQTSLATAAAIRGLRPIITNDYQHDGIRVDGRNLLDRLIRTLRR; translated from the coding sequence ATGTCGCTGACCACGGCCGGCTACCGGATCGACGGCCACGACGTCCGCGAGCACGAGCTCAAGGTCCCGCTCGACCACACCGGTGCCACGCCCGGCACCATCGACGTGTTCGCCCGCGAGATCGTGCGCGACGGCGGATCCCACCATCCGTACCTGGTCTGGTTCCAGGGTGGGCCGGGTAACCGGGCCAACCGGCCGGACTCGATCGGTGGCTGGCTCGACCGCGCGCTCGAGGACTACCGGGTGCTGCTGCTGGACCAACGCGGGACCGGCCGGTCGACGCCGGCGAACCGGCAGACCCTCACCGGGGACGCGGTGGCGCAGGCGCAGTACCTGTCGCACCTGCGCGCCGATGCCATCGTGGCCGACGCCGAGGCGCTGCGGACCGAGCTCATCGGGGACGCGCCGTGGACGCTGCTCGGGCAGAGCTTCGGCGGCTTCGTCATCACCGCCTACCTCTCCCAGGCACCGGCGGGGATCCGGGAAGCCATGATCACGGCCGGGCTGCCGGGCCTGCGCACCCCCGTCGAGGACACCTACCGGCTCACGTATGCCGCCACCGCCCGCCGCAACCTGGAGTACTTCGCCCGGCACCCGCAGGACGAGCAGACGGCCCGGGCGGTCGCGGCGCACCTGGACGGCGAGGCGGAGATCCTGCCCACCGGGGAGCGGCTCAGCTCCCGCCGACTGCGCACCCTCGGGATCAACCTTGGCACCCGGACCGGCTTCGACTCGCTGCATTACGCCCTGGAGTCGCCGTTCACCACGGTCAACGGCGCCCGCCGGCTGACCGACTCGTTCCTCGACGAGGTCGGCAGGGCCCTGAGCTTCGCGCCGCGCCCTCTGTACGCCGTGCTGCACGAGAGCATCTACGCCCAGGGCGCGGCCACCGGCGGCGCCACGCAGTGGGCGGCGCACCGGGTCCGGGACGAGTTCGGCGAGTTCGCACTGGACGCCGGCCCGGGCGCCCCGTTCCGATTCACCGGCGAGCACATCTACCCGTGGCAGTTCGAGGAGGACCCGGCCCTGGTCCCGCTCCGGAACACCGCTGACCTCCTCGCCCGCCGTGCGGACCTGCCCGCCCTGTACGACCCCGACGTGCTCGCCGAGAACACCGTCCCGGTCGCTGCGGCGATCTACCACGACGACATGTTCGTCCCGCGGCAGACCTCCCTGGCCACCGCGGCGGCCATCCGCGGGCTCCGCCCGATCATCACCAACGACTACCAGCACGACGGAATCCGTGTGGACGGCCGCAACCTGCTCGACCGGCTCATCCGCACACTCCGACGCTGA
- a CDS encoding helicase-associated domain-containing protein: protein MTTRPNAAGQPADGDTLAAALRGWDDARLLNLLTERPDLASPAPSSVTAMITRAGSRASVSRALAHLDAPTLTVAEALVVADEPAGVPVARLAALLGTDVTGYLQRLLDVALATGDLDGARPVPALAEAIGPHPLGLGPSLSDLPVNLADGWPTTNRALTAVLAKAPPGPVRMLEALTWGPPLGTVTNDIPPAARWLLDAHVLYRIAPTQLVLPREVALAARGGRLVRELRTEPPLPEATSRPPATVAAETVRVAEEAMHAVGLVLDAWTKDPPAVLRSGGLGVRDLRQVASALEATSARAAFMVELAGMLGLLGHFHDVDGSVWAPVAEAEDWREEPMPTRWARTVRAWLDSPRTPWLAGSRTDKGVLRSALEPDLERAWASPLRRRVLESVRAWPEHAAPDAAAVHAHVAWHTARAAPPLSAVQAILDEAATLGLTGAGALGESTRLLLDGAGESALATAFARDLPPSVDEIFVQGDLSGIVPGRPSATLAALLATSADVESRGAALTVRFTATSIRRALDSGLTAQALLDRLREVSRTPLPQPLEYLIADTARTHGQVRVGSARAFLRSEDARALTAVLADARLAHLGLRLIAPTVLAAQASAHDVADALRAAGGAPLLEGADGELLVLSSRAVRAARPVAGSTTPSPTAVPLAEVVAGMHAGEERARRLLTERAAQPDLTDPGRSVDLLRAAAAHGTDVDLVMAGPSGRTERRRVRPVSVDGGRVRVRDLSRDSEITVAVHRIAAVRPVGPAPN, encoded by the coding sequence ATGACCACCCGCCCGAACGCCGCCGGTCAGCCCGCCGACGGCGACACCCTCGCGGCGGCCCTGCGCGGATGGGACGACGCCCGCCTGCTGAACCTCCTGACGGAGCGCCCGGACCTGGCCAGCCCGGCGCCGAGTTCGGTGACCGCGATGATCACCCGAGCGGGCTCCCGGGCCTCGGTCAGCCGCGCCCTGGCTCACCTCGACGCTCCGACGCTGACGGTCGCCGAGGCCCTCGTGGTCGCCGATGAACCTGCCGGTGTCCCCGTGGCCCGGCTCGCTGCCCTGCTCGGCACGGACGTGACCGGCTACCTGCAGCGTCTGCTCGACGTCGCGCTGGCCACCGGCGACCTCGACGGCGCCCGGCCCGTGCCCGCCCTCGCGGAGGCGATCGGCCCGCACCCGCTGGGCCTCGGCCCGAGCCTGAGCGACCTGCCGGTCAACCTCGCCGACGGCTGGCCGACCACCAACCGGGCGCTCACCGCCGTGCTCGCGAAGGCACCGCCCGGGCCGGTCCGGATGCTCGAGGCACTGACCTGGGGCCCGCCGCTGGGCACCGTGACCAACGACATCCCGCCGGCGGCCCGGTGGCTGCTCGACGCGCACGTGCTGTACCGGATCGCGCCGACCCAGCTGGTCCTGCCGCGGGAGGTGGCGCTCGCCGCCCGGGGTGGCCGTCTGGTCCGCGAGCTGCGCACCGAGCCTCCCCTACCCGAGGCGACCAGCCGCCCGCCGGCGACGGTCGCCGCCGAGACGGTGCGCGTCGCCGAGGAGGCGATGCACGCCGTCGGGCTGGTCCTGGACGCCTGGACGAAGGACCCGCCGGCAGTCCTGCGCTCGGGCGGCCTGGGCGTGCGGGACCTGCGCCAGGTCGCGAGCGCGCTCGAGGCGACGAGCGCCCGGGCCGCGTTCATGGTGGAGCTCGCCGGGATGCTCGGTCTGCTCGGGCACTTCCACGACGTGGACGGCAGCGTCTGGGCGCCGGTCGCCGAGGCCGAGGACTGGCGCGAGGAGCCCATGCCGACCAGGTGGGCGCGGACCGTGCGGGCCTGGCTGGACTCGCCGCGGACCCCGTGGCTGGCGGGTTCCCGCACGGACAAGGGCGTGCTCCGCTCAGCCCTGGAGCCGGACCTGGAGCGCGCCTGGGCATCCCCGCTGCGGCGGCGGGTGCTGGAGTCGGTGCGTGCCTGGCCGGAGCACGCCGCCCCGGACGCGGCGGCCGTCCACGCGCACGTCGCCTGGCACACGGCCAGGGCGGCGCCGCCGCTGAGTGCCGTGCAGGCGATCCTCGACGAGGCCGCCACGCTCGGCCTGACCGGCGCGGGCGCCCTCGGCGAGTCCACCCGGCTGCTCCTCGACGGCGCCGGCGAGAGCGCGCTGGCGACCGCGTTCGCGCGGGACCTGCCGCCGTCGGTCGACGAGATCTTCGTGCAGGGTGACCTGAGCGGCATCGTGCCCGGCCGGCCCAGTGCCACGCTGGCGGCCCTGCTCGCGACGAGCGCCGACGTCGAGAGCCGTGGCGCCGCGCTGACCGTGCGGTTCACCGCAACCTCGATCCGGCGGGCCCTCGATTCCGGGCTCACGGCGCAGGCGCTGCTCGACCGGCTGCGGGAGGTCTCCCGCACCCCGTTGCCGCAGCCCCTGGAGTATCTGATCGCGGACACGGCCCGTACGCACGGACAGGTGCGCGTCGGCTCCGCGCGAGCGTTCCTGCGCTCCGAGGACGCCCGCGCCCTGACGGCGGTGCTCGCCGACGCCCGGCTGGCGCACCTGGGGCTGCGGCTGATCGCCCCGACTGTGCTGGCCGCGCAGGCGAGCGCGCACGACGTCGCGGACGCCCTGCGCGCGGCGGGCGGCGCCCCGCTCCTCGAGGGCGCCGACGGCGAACTGCTGGTGCTCTCCTCCCGCGCCGTACGCGCGGCCCGGCCGGTCGCGGGCTCGACAACGCCGAGCCCGACGGCGGTGCCGCTCGCCGAGGTGGTGGCCGGCATGCACGCCGGGGAGGAGCGGGCCCGGCGGCTACTCACCGAACGCGCCGCCCAGCCCGACCTCACCGATCCCGGCCGGTCGGTCGACCTGCTCCGTGCCGCCGCGGCGCACGGCACGGACGTGGACCTGGTGATGGCCGGCCCGAGCGGGCGCACCGAGCGGCGACGAGTCCGCCCGGTGAGTGTGGACGGTGGCCGGGTGCGGGTGCGCGACCTGAGCCGGGACTCCGAGATCACCGTTGCGGTGCACCGGATCGCGGCGGTACGACCGGTCGGCCCGGCCCCGAACTGA
- the mgrA gene encoding L-glyceraldehyde 3-phosphate reductase, with product MTYTPEPNRYDDATYRRVGRSGLDLPAISLGLWHNFGDDVPMERQRAILRRAFDLGVTHFDLANNYGPPYGSAEANFGRHLAADFRPFRDELVISSKAGYDMWPGPYGQGGGSRKYVLASLDQSLTRMGLEYVDIFYSHRFDPTTPLEETMGALHTAVQQGKALYAGISSYSPEDTRRAAQILADLGTPLLIHQPSYSMLNRWVETEGLLDALEDVGAGCIAFSPLAQGMLTNKYLGGIPEGSRASQHKSLNPDQLTEQALAKIRALNEIASGRGQSLAQLALAWGLRDERVTSVLIGASSVGQLEDSLGALDNLEFSGDELEAIEAVLGAKQPDSPVDLWSSSRKG from the coding sequence ATGACCTACACCCCTGAGCCGAACCGCTACGACGACGCCACCTACCGCCGAGTGGGCCGCAGCGGCCTGGACCTGCCCGCGATCTCCCTCGGCCTCTGGCACAACTTCGGCGACGACGTGCCGATGGAGCGGCAGCGAGCCATCCTGCGCCGTGCGTTCGACCTCGGCGTCACCCATTTCGACCTCGCGAACAACTACGGCCCGCCGTACGGCTCCGCGGAGGCCAACTTCGGCCGCCACCTCGCCGCGGACTTCCGGCCGTTCCGCGACGAGCTGGTCATCTCCTCCAAGGCGGGCTACGACATGTGGCCGGGCCCGTACGGGCAGGGCGGCGGCTCACGCAAGTACGTGCTCGCCAGCCTGGACCAGTCCCTGACCCGGATGGGCCTGGAGTACGTCGACATCTTCTACTCGCACCGCTTCGACCCGACCACGCCGCTCGAGGAGACGATGGGCGCCCTGCACACCGCGGTGCAGCAGGGCAAGGCGCTCTATGCCGGGATCTCGTCCTACTCGCCCGAGGACACCCGCCGCGCCGCGCAGATCCTTGCCGACCTCGGCACCCCGCTGCTGATCCACCAGCCGTCCTACTCGATGCTGAACCGGTGGGTCGAGACCGAGGGACTGCTGGACGCCCTCGAGGACGTCGGCGCCGGGTGCATCGCGTTCTCCCCGCTCGCCCAGGGCATGCTCACGAACAAGTACCTGGGCGGTATCCCCGAGGGGTCGCGCGCCAGCCAGCACAAGTCGCTGAACCCGGATCAGCTCACGGAGCAGGCGCTCGCCAAGATCCGCGCGCTCAACGAGATCGCGTCGGGTCGCGGGCAGAGCCTGGCCCAGCTCGCACTCGCCTGGGGCCTGCGCGACGAGCGGGTGACCTCGGTGCTCATCGGGGCCAGCAGCGTCGGCCAGCTGGAGGACAGCCTCGGCGCACTCGACAACCTCGAGTTCTCCGGCGATGAGCTCGAGGCGATCGAGGCCGTGCTCGGCGCGAAGCAGCCCGACTCGCCGGTCGACCTCTGGTCGTCCTCACGCAAGGGCTGA
- a CDS encoding UDP-glucose dehydrogenase family protein, with product MHISVIGCGYLGAVHATCMAELGHDVVGIDVDAGKVDLLNSGKAPFHEPGFDELLARQVSGGRLRFSTDYADVRGAQVHFIAVGTPQSDEGYAADMTYVDAAVAGLIPHLVEHPDGPTLVVGKSTVPVGTAARLAAQVGGSPAHLVWNPEFLREGFAVQDTLTPDRIIYGLPGDPDAAEASGAVLDAVYASMLAAGIPRLTADYATAELVKVAANSFLATKISFINAMAELCEATGADVTVLAEAIGHDDRIGPKFLRAGVGFGGGCLPKDIRAFMARAGELGVDQALTFLREVDTINTRRRTAAVELAHRLLGGTFSGKRVAVLGAAFKPDSDDMRNSPALDIANAIAGQGARVIITDPAAGPKLAKSRPDMDVAADAFEAAKDADLVLLLTEWRQFRDLDPAELREVVASPQIIDGRNVLDPAAWRATGWTYHGVGRP from the coding sequence ATGCATATTTCGGTGATCGGTTGTGGCTACCTCGGGGCCGTCCACGCAACCTGTATGGCAGAGCTCGGACATGACGTGGTGGGGATCGACGTCGACGCCGGCAAGGTCGACCTCCTCAACAGCGGCAAGGCGCCGTTCCACGAGCCAGGGTTCGACGAGCTCCTCGCGCGTCAGGTCAGCGGCGGGCGGCTGCGTTTCTCCACCGACTACGCCGATGTGCGCGGCGCGCAGGTGCACTTCATCGCGGTCGGCACGCCGCAGTCCGACGAGGGCTACGCCGCGGACATGACCTACGTGGACGCGGCAGTCGCGGGCCTCATCCCGCACCTGGTCGAGCACCCGGACGGGCCGACCCTGGTGGTCGGCAAGTCCACGGTCCCAGTCGGCACCGCCGCGCGGCTCGCCGCCCAGGTCGGCGGCTCCCCCGCACACCTGGTCTGGAACCCCGAGTTCCTGCGCGAGGGCTTCGCCGTGCAGGACACGCTCACCCCGGACCGCATCATCTACGGGCTCCCCGGCGACCCGGACGCCGCCGAGGCCTCCGGCGCGGTGCTCGACGCCGTGTACGCATCGATGCTGGCTGCGGGCATCCCGCGGCTGACGGCGGACTACGCCACCGCGGAGCTGGTGAAGGTGGCCGCCAACTCGTTCCTGGCCACGAAGATCTCGTTCATCAACGCGATGGCCGAGCTGTGCGAGGCCACCGGCGCGGACGTCACCGTGCTGGCCGAGGCGATCGGGCACGACGACCGGATCGGCCCGAAGTTCCTGCGCGCCGGGGTCGGCTTCGGCGGCGGGTGCCTGCCCAAGGACATCCGGGCGTTCATGGCCCGCGCCGGCGAGCTCGGCGTGGACCAGGCCCTGACGTTCCTGCGCGAGGTGGACACCATCAACACCCGGCGCCGCACGGCCGCCGTCGAACTCGCGCACCGCCTCCTCGGTGGCACGTTCAGCGGGAAGCGGGTCGCCGTGCTCGGTGCCGCGTTCAAGCCCGACTCCGACGACATGCGCAACTCCCCCGCCCTGGACATCGCGAACGCCATCGCCGGCCAGGGCGCCCGGGTGATCATCACCGACCCGGCCGCCGGACCGAAGCTCGCCAAGTCCCGGCCGGACATGGACGTGGCCGCGGACGCGTTCGAGGCGGCGAAGGACGCGGACCTGGTGCTCCTGCTCACCGAGTGGCGCCAGTTCCGCGACCTCGACCCGGCCGAGCTGCGCGAGGTGGTCGCCTCCCCGCAGATCATCGACGGGCGCAACGTCCTCGACCCGGCCGCCTGGCGGGCCACCGGGTGGACCTACCACGGGGTGGGCCGCCCGTAA
- a CDS encoding sigma-70 family RNA polymerase sigma factor, translating to MTGAGSPGQERSEAVAFEAHRRYLTTVAYRMLGSFTDAEDAVQEAWLRLERTDPTTIENLRPWLTQVVSRICLDALRSRGRRREEPLGEVPEEPVTRAADDPAATAEIADAVGYALMIVLDQLSPDERLAYVLHDVFGLPFGDIGEVLDRTPQAARKLASRGRARIRGTESGRQLRRSGADRARQRAVVEAFLAAGRDGNFDDLLAILHPDVVLRVDLGTEAGGVRIVRGAAEVASGAKRHRVGAADREFRIVEIADMFGVLTYSDGRPTALLVITSENGLITHLHAPAWPQEVIEN from the coding sequence ATGACCGGCGCAGGTAGCCCAGGTCAGGAGCGGAGCGAGGCAGTCGCGTTCGAGGCGCATCGTCGCTATCTCACGACGGTCGCCTACCGGATGCTCGGTTCGTTCACGGACGCGGAGGACGCGGTCCAGGAGGCCTGGCTGCGCCTCGAGCGGACCGATCCGACCACCATCGAGAACCTGCGTCCCTGGCTCACTCAGGTGGTGAGCCGGATCTGCCTGGACGCGCTCCGCTCCCGCGGGCGCCGCCGTGAGGAGCCGCTCGGCGAGGTGCCCGAAGAGCCGGTGACACGCGCCGCCGACGACCCGGCGGCGACGGCCGAGATCGCCGACGCGGTCGGCTATGCCCTCATGATCGTGCTCGACCAGCTCTCACCCGACGAGCGTCTCGCCTATGTCCTGCACGACGTGTTCGGGCTCCCGTTCGGGGACATCGGCGAGGTTCTGGACCGGACCCCGCAGGCGGCACGCAAGCTCGCGAGCCGGGGCCGGGCCCGGATCCGCGGCACCGAGTCCGGCCGGCAGCTGCGCCGCAGCGGCGCGGACCGGGCCCGGCAGCGCGCGGTGGTGGAGGCGTTCCTCGCGGCCGGCCGGGATGGCAACTTCGACGACCTGCTGGCGATCCTGCATCCCGACGTGGTGCTCCGGGTCGACCTGGGCACCGAGGCCGGCGGGGTGCGGATCGTCCGTGGCGCGGCCGAGGTCGCGAGCGGGGCGAAGCGCCACCGCGTGGGCGCCGCGGATCGCGAGTTCCGGATCGTCGAGATCGCGGACATGTTCGGCGTGCTCACCTACTCAGACGGCAGGCCGACCGCGCTCCTCGTCATCACCTCGGAGAACGGCCTGATCACCCACCTGCACGCCCCTGCCTGGCCGCAGGAGGTTATCGAGAACTGA